The following proteins are encoded in a genomic region of Micromonospora olivasterospora:
- a CDS encoding STAS domain-containing protein yields the protein MDLGGEPPVFSARTESDGDHVRVVVSGEVDMATADTMLQTALREPAGRITLDLLAVTFFDSAAIHAVVRLAQRCPGTLTVLPSRQVRRVLEIAGLAEQGWVSPA from the coding sequence GTGGATCTAGGGGGCGAACCTCCCGTCTTCTCCGCCCGGACGGAGAGCGACGGCGACCACGTCCGCGTGGTGGTCTCCGGCGAGGTCGACATGGCCACCGCGGACACCATGCTCCAGACCGCCCTGCGCGAGCCGGCCGGCCGGATCACCCTCGACCTGCTGGCGGTCACGTTCTTCGACTCGGCGGCGATCCACGCCGTGGTCCGGCTCGCCCAGCGGTGCCCGGGCACGCTGACGGTGCTGCCGTCCCGGCAGGTCCGCCGGGTGCTGGAAATCGCGGGCCTGGCCGAGCAGGGCTGGGTCTCCCCCGCCTGA
- the map gene encoding type I methionyl aminopeptidase, whose product MTARAPLTPGTLSPVRPVPGTIVRPEYVGKKRPQEYRGSHVQTPETVERMRIASRLAAQATQLAGEHCKPGVTTDEIDRVVHEFLCDHGAYPSTLGYKGFPKSCCTSLNEVICHGIPDSTVLQDGDIINVDVTAYIGGVHGDTNATFCVGEVSEEVRLLVERTHTAMMRGIRAVAPGRQINVIGRVIESYAKRFGYGVVRDFTGHGIGESFHSGLYVPHYDTTRPTDVMEPGMTFTIEPMITLGTYQYDMWDDGWTVVTKDRKWTAQFEHTIVVTEDGHEILTLP is encoded by the coding sequence ATGACCGCCCGTGCGCCGCTGACCCCAGGCACGCTCTCCCCGGTGCGACCGGTTCCCGGCACCATCGTCCGACCCGAGTACGTGGGCAAGAAACGACCCCAGGAGTACCGCGGCTCGCACGTGCAGACGCCGGAGACGGTCGAGCGGATGCGGATCGCCAGCCGGCTCGCCGCCCAGGCCACGCAGCTCGCCGGCGAGCACTGCAAGCCGGGGGTGACCACCGACGAGATCGACAGGGTGGTGCACGAGTTCCTCTGCGACCACGGCGCCTACCCCTCGACGCTGGGCTACAAGGGCTTCCCGAAGTCCTGCTGCACCAGCCTCAACGAGGTGATCTGCCACGGCATCCCGGACTCCACGGTCCTGCAGGACGGCGACATCATCAACGTCGACGTCACCGCGTACATCGGCGGGGTGCACGGCGACACCAACGCCACCTTCTGTGTCGGCGAGGTCAGCGAGGAGGTCCGGCTGCTGGTCGAGCGCACCCACACGGCGATGATGCGCGGCATCAGGGCGGTCGCCCCGGGCCGGCAGATCAACGTGATCGGCCGGGTCATCGAGTCGTACGCCAAGCGGTTCGGCTACGGTGTGGTCCGCGACTTCACCGGCCACGGCATCGGCGAGTCCTTCCACAGCGGCCTCTACGTGCCGCACTACGACACCACCCGCCCGACCGACGTGATGGAGCCGGGGATGACGTTCACGATCGAGCCGATGATCACCCTCGGCACCTACCAGTACGACATGTGGGACGACGGCTGGACGGTCGTCACCAAG